A genomic window from Flintibacter sp. KGMB00164 includes:
- a CDS encoding HPr family phosphocarrier protein, producing MYSQEAVVNNQVGLHARPATFFIQKANEFKSAIWVEKDERKVNAKSLLGVLSLGIVKGTPIKLIADGPDEKEAVEALFKMISSDFSE from the coding sequence ATGTATAGTCAGGAAGCGGTCGTAAACAACCAGGTTGGCCTGCACGCCAGACCTGCTACTTTCTTCATCCAGAAGGCTAACGAGTTCAAGAGCGCCATTTGGGTTGAGAAGGACGAGCGGAAGGTGAATGCCAAGAGCCTGCTGGGCGTTCTGTCCCTTGGTATCGTGAAGGGCACTCCGATCAAGCTGATCGCGGATGGCCCCGACGAGAAGGAAGCGGTAGAGGCCCTGTTTAAGATGATTTCCTCTGATTTCTCCGAGTAA
- a CDS encoding endonuclease MutS2 — MTDLFEKSMITLELPRVLEQLSACAATQEGKEKALQLRPMTDLDDVQRAQEETSAAVKMLVLRGSPGLSGVKPVGAILHRADMGGSLNTRELLEVAAVLRCARTAKEYGDSEEKTPISHLFHALTPNRFLEDTITNSIVGEDELADSASSELASIRRHMRATEAKVRDILQKLISSNQSKYLQESIITIRSDRYVVPVKSEHKNAIPGLVHDVSASGSTFFIEPMGVVKANNELRELLAKEKKEIERILAELSAQCAAHKEDILEDYQLLVWLDGIFARGQLSLKIEGSQPKLSDKYLRLRKARHPLLDKKKAVPNDLELGDTFDTLMITGPNTGGKTVTLKTIGLITLMAQCGLHIPAGADSTVRIFDRVLSDIGDEQSIAQSLSTFSSHMTNIVGILEEADDRTLILLDELGAGTDPVEGAALAAAIIESARGMGAAVAATTHYAELKVYAMTTPGVENASCEFNVETLAPTYRLILGIPGKSNAFAISRRLGLPEYIIEKAAARLDAENVRFEDVLTRLDQQRQEMEAERAEAKRLKLEMEQSASKAREYREKLEAERAKVVEKAQAEARAIIEEARAASDLALAELKEIKKRQDKLDWQQVNDSRAEARRLLNEAERNIGGPAQEPEAPPPTRDAAVGDTVELLKMGTKATVLSVNKDGTLQLQAGILKISAKQSEVRVVEGETETQKATRKIIARAERTIRTAAVPSEIDLRGMMTDEAVMAVERFLDTAMMGKLETVTIIHGKGTGAVRNAVRSYLKRSRYVKAFRPGRYGEGEDGVTVVTLK; from the coding sequence ATGACCGACCTGTTTGAAAAATCCATGATCACACTGGAGCTGCCCCGGGTGCTGGAGCAGCTCTCTGCCTGTGCTGCCACCCAGGAGGGCAAGGAGAAGGCCCTCCAGCTGCGGCCTATGACCGACCTGGACGATGTACAGCGTGCCCAGGAGGAGACCTCGGCGGCGGTGAAGATGCTGGTGCTCCGGGGCAGTCCGGGCCTGTCCGGAGTTAAACCGGTGGGAGCCATCCTCCACCGGGCGGACATGGGGGGCAGCCTCAACACCCGGGAGCTGCTGGAGGTGGCGGCAGTGCTTCGCTGCGCCCGTACTGCCAAGGAGTACGGAGACAGCGAGGAGAAGACCCCCATCTCCCACCTCTTCCACGCCCTCACCCCCAACCGCTTTTTGGAGGACACCATCACCAATTCCATCGTGGGGGAGGATGAGCTGGCCGACTCGGCCAGCAGCGAGCTGGCCTCTATCCGCCGCCACATGCGTGCCACCGAGGCCAAGGTGCGGGACATCCTGCAAAAACTCATCTCCTCCAACCAGTCCAAGTACTTGCAGGAGTCTATCATCACCATCCGCTCCGACCGGTACGTGGTGCCGGTGAAGTCGGAGCACAAAAACGCCATTCCCGGCCTGGTCCACGACGTGTCGGCCTCCGGCTCCACCTTCTTTATTGAGCCCATGGGCGTGGTAAAGGCCAACAACGAGCTGCGGGAGCTGCTGGCCAAGGAGAAAAAGGAAATTGAGCGTATCCTGGCTGAGCTGTCTGCCCAGTGCGCCGCCCACAAGGAGGACATTCTGGAGGACTACCAGCTGCTGGTGTGGCTGGACGGTATCTTTGCCCGGGGCCAGCTGTCTTTGAAAATAGAGGGCTCCCAGCCCAAACTGTCTGACAAGTATTTACGCTTGCGTAAGGCCAGACACCCGCTGCTGGACAAGAAAAAAGCGGTGCCCAACGACCTGGAGCTGGGCGACACCTTCGACACCCTGATGATCACCGGCCCCAACACCGGCGGCAAGACGGTTACCCTGAAGACCATCGGCCTCATTACCCTCATGGCCCAGTGCGGCCTGCACATCCCCGCCGGGGCCGACTCCACGGTGCGGATCTTTGACCGGGTGCTTTCCGATATCGGTGACGAGCAGTCCATTGCCCAGTCCTTGTCCACCTTCTCCTCCCACATGACCAACATTGTGGGTATCCTGGAGGAGGCGGATGACCGCACCCTCATTCTGCTGGACGAGCTGGGCGCAGGTACCGACCCGGTGGAGGGCGCGGCTCTGGCTGCCGCCATCATCGAAAGCGCCCGGGGCATGGGGGCTGCCGTGGCCGCCACTACCCACTACGCTGAGCTGAAGGTGTACGCCATGACCACCCCTGGGGTGGAGAACGCCTCCTGCGAGTTCAACGTGGAGACGCTGGCGCCCACTTACCGGCTGATTCTTGGCATTCCAGGCAAGTCCAACGCCTTTGCTATTTCCCGGCGGTTGGGACTGCCGGAGTATATCATCGAAAAGGCCGCTGCCCGGCTGGACGCGGAGAACGTCCGCTTTGAGGACGTGCTCACCCGGCTGGATCAGCAGCGCCAGGAGATGGAGGCCGAACGGGCTGAGGCCAAACGCCTGAAGCTGGAGATGGAGCAGTCGGCCAGCAAGGCCCGGGAGTACCGGGAGAAGCTGGAAGCTGAGCGTGCCAAGGTGGTGGAGAAGGCCCAGGCTGAGGCTCGTGCCATCATCGAGGAGGCCCGGGCGGCCAGCGACCTGGCTCTGGCTGAGCTGAAAGAGATCAAAAAACGCCAGGATAAGCTGGACTGGCAGCAGGTGAACGACAGCCGGGCCGAGGCCCGCCGCCTCCTGAACGAGGCGGAGCGGAACATCGGCGGTCCTGCCCAGGAGCCCGAAGCACCCCCGCCCACCCGGGACGCGGCTGTGGGCGACACAGTGGAGCTGCTGAAAATGGGCACCAAGGCTACGGTCCTCTCGGTGAACAAGGACGGCACCCTCCAGCTCCAGGCGGGCATTTTGAAGATCTCCGCTAAGCAGAGCGAGGTGCGGGTCGTGGAAGGGGAGACCGAGACCCAGAAGGCCACCCGGAAGATCATTGCCAGAGCCGAGCGCACCATCCGCACCGCCGCGGTGCCCAGTGAGATCGACCTGCGGGGCATGATGACCGATGAGGCGGTGATGGCGGTGGAGCGGTTCCTGGACACCGCCATGATGGGCAAGCTGGAGACGGTGACCATCATTCACGGCAAGGGAACCGGTGCGGTGCGTAATGCCGTGCGCAGCTATCTCAAGCGCAGCCGCTATGTGAAAGCCTTCCGCCCCGGCCGTTATGGCGAGGGTGAGGATGGCGTGACCGTGGTGACGCTGAAATAA
- a CDS encoding M56 family metallopeptidase, with amino-acid sequence MNVLVNVILMLCNMGIIAGLMLGGMLVLRPLLLRLLTAQQRTWLDMLGWYGTGMVNMFGLLGWIHILPVTFRDLITPRTDGGTFDLPAYLPANYRGTGEYIMALPGGKAVLVELTDGVILALALVWLAGIAALTIWMWRRTRRLKALGRQGELLSDDDPLLNRAMSRRDSDVPVGVRLCQNLPTSFVYQGGEKIDGKRHDMIYLQAELPPQRRELVLRHEWNHLKLCHSWMKSWANLVLVLWWWNPILWAAYYYFCRDLELACDEKTLRDLERGEQRKQYAQTLVELASGKMLWGEPLAFGECGAVARVKAVLAWHRPKRWIALCRWCFFALVFLFFVGGPKNIPYLTEDVVWNWKQAAIEVELSKDWTPTGRWLRAEKDGDITLLAKDTTGKWHEMSYWCNTWNGTLVRFSNWETLSGTPDLTGFQQGLW; translated from the coding sequence GGGTTGATGCTGGGAGGTATGCTGGTTCTGCGTCCGTTGCTGCTCAGGCTTCTGACCGCCCAACAGCGGACCTGGCTGGATATGCTGGGTTGGTATGGAACCGGGATGGTGAATATGTTTGGCCTTTTAGGATGGATACACATCCTGCCGGTTACCTTCCGGGATCTTATTACTCCTCGAACCGACGGAGGGACCTTCGATTTGCCTGCCTACCTTCCTGCCAACTATCGGGGTACCGGGGAGTACATCATGGCTCTGCCGGGTGGAAAAGCGGTGTTGGTAGAACTGACCGACGGAGTGATCCTGGCGCTGGCTCTTGTATGGCTGGCAGGCATCGCGGCGCTGACTATCTGGATGTGGCGCAGGACACGGCGGCTGAAAGCCCTGGGTCGGCAGGGAGAACTGCTGTCCGACGATGATCCCCTGCTGAACCGTGCCATGTCCCGGCGGGACAGTGATGTCCCGGTGGGAGTGCGCCTGTGTCAGAATTTGCCCACCAGCTTTGTATACCAGGGCGGGGAAAAGATCGATGGGAAACGGCACGATATGATCTACCTCCAGGCGGAACTGCCGCCCCAGCGGCGGGAGCTGGTGCTGCGCCATGAGTGGAACCACCTGAAGCTGTGCCACAGCTGGATGAAGTCCTGGGCCAACCTGGTGCTGGTGCTATGGTGGTGGAACCCCATTTTGTGGGCGGCCTACTACTACTTCTGCCGGGACCTGGAGCTGGCCTGTGATGAAAAAACTCTGCGGGATTTGGAACGGGGAGAGCAGAGAAAACAGTACGCCCAGACTCTGGTGGAACTGGCTTCGGGAAAGATGCTGTGGGGCGAGCCACTGGCCTTTGGGGAGTGCGGCGCGGTGGCCCGGGTGAAGGCGGTGTTGGCCTGGCACAGACCGAAGAGATGGATTGCGCTGTGCAGGTGGTGTTTTTTTGCGCTGGTGTTCCTCTTCTTTGTGGGAGGACCGAAGAATATTCCTTACCTGACTGAGGATGTGGTCTGGAACTGGAAGCAGGCGGCCATCGAAGTAGAGCTTTCGAAAGACTGGACGCCGACGGGACGCTGGCTGCGGGCGGAAAAGGACGGAGATATAACTTTACTGGCCAAGGATACCACAGGAAAATGGCACGAGATGAGCTACTGGTGCAATACATGGAATGGAACACTTGTCCGTTTTAGCAACTGGGAAACTTTATCCGGTACCCCCGACCTCACCGGCTTTCAGCAGGGACTGTGGTAA